The Oryza brachyantha chromosome 7, ObraRS2, whole genome shotgun sequence genomic interval ATACCTGAGAGTACAAGCGCTTTCAGATGCAATTCCAGGGGATATTAAGGTATACCTTTGTTACACCTTCATATTAACTCATTGTTGTCGTTGTCTATGTTACCTTCTCATTTCAAAATTTCACTTGCTTTTGAATGAGTTCATTCTCACTTGATCTGGTACTCatggtttctttattttttccagGACGAGATTGCACGGGCAAAGCAGCAGTTGGACAAAAAGGTAGAGATATTATCAAATGCATAGCATCATTAATTTACCCTATGTAACTGGTAGGGTAAAAAGTCCAAATGCAGTTGCTGGCCTGCTGTTGGATTACATGCACCTCCTGCCCTGCTATTTAGCTATGTTTAAtcttaggatttttttatcatccttaaaaaataccttgaggtaccaaaaattttgagatttgtttcgatccaatggtgagaaatgatttggtacctcgaggtactttttgttggaccggagcaaatctcaaaaattttagtgcagaATTTTGTTACCtcaaggtatcatatttttcagtgtaaaaatgtggtaccttaagatactttttcaaggatgttAAAAAAGCTCTTAATCTTAAAATCAGATGACTATGCAATTAATATACTGCAGCTAGTGCTTCTGTTGTTTGCATAAATCTAACATCCCGTTGTTCGAAAATTATGTTTAAACAGGACGTTGACTATGAGGCAGCGATGGCCACAAAGCTCTCGATagcaagaaaaatattcaaattagAGAAAGACAAAGTACTAAATTCCAGTTCGTTCAAGCAGTTCTTATCTGAAAATGAGGTATATTTAGTTGTTTGTGAACATTTTGTTTAGTCAATGTACTTGATACATTCTTCAAGACTTACTGTGACTGCCTTCCTTCCATGTTCCAATAGGAGTGGTTGAAACCATATGCTGCATTTTGTTTTCTACGGGACTTCTTTGAGACATCAGACCACAGCCAGTGGGGCCGTTTTTCTCAGTTTTCTAAGGAGAAGGTGTGATCAGTATAACacgctaatatttttttaatgaaagtCCCATCATttggtttagttttttttctaataggTGAGACCACATATGGGAAAATATTCAAGTACTAAGTCATGGCTTTTTCTGTAATTTCTTTCAGCTTGACAAGCTTGTTTCTGAAGGTACATTGCACCATGACGTTATATGTTTTCATTACTACATCCAGTACCATCTATACATGCAAGTAAGTATCCTCGTTGTCTTTGTCACTCTGATCTGcattcaaagtttttttttcttgagaatGTATTCACTGACATTTGATATTATTCCCTTCATGTTAGTTGTCAGAGGCAGCTGCATATGCaaggaagaaaaaagttaTTCTGAAGGGAGATTTACCTATTGGTGTTGACAGGAATAGTGTGGATACTTGGGTATACCCCACTTTATTTCGCATGAATACAGCTACTGGTGCGCCTCCAGATTATTTTGACAAAAATGGACAAAATTGGGGTTTTCCTACATATAACTGGGAGGAGATGTCAAAGGATAATTATGGGTGGTGGAGAGCTCGGCTGACACAGGTTATTTGATAGCACTGATTTTCTCCTGAGTGACTGGGCCATCTTTTGTTGTCATTATTTATTTCCAGTTACCATGATGCAGATGGCAAAATACTTCACTGCATATAGGATAGACCATATCTTGGGTTTTTTTAGGATATGGGAGCTTCCAGATCATGCAGCCACAGGTCTAGCTGGGAAATTTAGACCTTCAATTCCTCTCAGTCAGGTTAGTTTTTGTATCTGttaaacaaaacataaaagGGTCCAGGGAGCCTGAGTAGTTTATCTGACCTGTTCCTATGTTGACTTTCAGGAAGAGCTTCTTAATGAAGGCCTATGGGATTTTGATAGAATGAGCCGCCCTTATATTCGTCAGGAAATACTGGAggtttgtttttctaaaaCGATGTGCCATACGTTTCttttcagggaaaaaaaactgggCACCGGCATGAAATTTCTATTCTGTTTCAGGAGATATTTGGATCCTTTTGGACAGTAATTGCAGCCAACTTTCTAAACGAGTACAAGAAACAATGTTATGAGGTAATGCAATCAGTTATATTCACTTTTCATAAAAGGTATCTCCTACTCAAGACTGCATGGCGTCAGTAAATTGTTATTAGTTTAGGCTTTAGTACATAATTCTCCTTTTCATATCAGCCGTGTGTTCTCTTCAGTCTTCACTGCCGTTTTCCCATTACATCACCTTCaatttttcttgtaatttattttttcacacGTGCATAGTTCAAAGAGGACTGCAACACAGAGAAAAAGATAATCTCAAAGCTTAAGACCAGCTCTGAAAAATCACTCTGGCTAGAGAAAGAAGACAATATTCGGCGTGGTTTGTTCGATCTAATACAGGTAATTCATATAGTAGTCCATGCCACAACTGTCCCTAACCTAACCCTATCgttcttaatatatataaaaaaaatattatttcaaattctgaaccaaaatatttgaaatcatttaaaaatatattttttaattctgcAGAATATAGTCCTCATTAGAGATCCAGAGGACAATACGAAATTTTATCCCCGTTTCAACCTGGAAGATACTTCAAGTTTTAGGGATCTAGATGAACATAGGTAATGTTGATTTTCTTTAACTACAATTGTTTCTATCTCTATGTTCATGTCTGAGAAGGCCTTGATCTACATTCTTGCGATTTACTCTTTAAATTCTTCAGGCTAGTTAGTGCTAATGAAGTATTTAGTCCAACAGGCTAACAGCTCAGAATCATTCCGATGTTATACTTTGCTATATactgctcctctctgtccaGAATCGTCTTAGTTCTACTCTATCGCCACTACcacattattattgttttgcaTCTGTTCTTCTCTAGTAGGCAGTTCTTTATTGAGAGAAATGGTACTATTATATAGTAGGCAGTTCCTTCTCAAGAAAAGTATGAACTACTGTAGCACCCAACTTTTGAGGCAATGAGCACTAACCAAGCATTGTTTTACAGCAAAAATGTCCTCAGAAGATTGTACTACGACTACTACTTTGCTCGCCAGGAGAATCTCTGGCGTGAAAATGCATTGAAGACTCTGCCTGTGCTGTTGAACTCATCAGATATGTTGGCATGTGGAGAAGATCTTGGCCTTATCCCTGCCTGTGTTCACCCTGTATGACGTCTTCCTGGACATGCTAATAAACAGCTACTGTTTGTTTTATGCtcataaataacattttttttatccaggTTATGCAAGAACTTGGATTGATTGGATTGCGTATCCAGAGAATGCCTAGTGAATCAAACTTGGAATTTGGTATTCCATCTCAGTATAGCTACATGACGGTGTGTTTCCCTCTTGTTAGTTGTAATATTATGTTCATATCTTCAGATGCACATATACTTAGGTTGTATATGGCACAATGAAAATAGTTTGGAGAAGCTATTCAGTTAGATGTCAATTTCGTGCGATAACATTTCAGGTTTGTGCTCCATCATGTCATGATTGTTCCACATTACGTGCTTGGTGGGAAGAAGATGCAGGGAGAAGAAGCCGCTTCTACAAGACTGTAGTTGGCAGCGATGATGAGCCACCCTCTCGCTGCACCCCAGAAGTAGTACACTTCATTGTTCAGCAGCATTTTGATGCACCGTCAATGTGGGCAATCTTCCCATTGCAGGTACATAACTTCGCTTATTAACTTATATGGAGTATCATAGATCAATACAGAATAAAGTAGATGAATATTCTTGGGGTGTTTTATTTGTCAGGACCTGCTTGCACTTAAAGACAAGTACACCACAAGACCAGCACCAGAGGAAACAATCAATGATCCAACTAACCCAAAGCATTATTGGAGATTCCGTAAGTTGAATTTTCATATCATTATTATTTCCCTCAGTAAAAAAGCATGTAGTCTAGTAGTTGCAGTGACTTGAATAGCACCCAAGGTCTTGGGTTTAAATTTCCATAGgagcatgaatttcagattagGTACAAAATGGCTGCATATATCCGAGTGGATTTGGGGGccgggtaaaaaaaaacccttctctataaaaaaaataaaaaaatatcattattattTCCCTCTTCACTAAAATTAGGTATTAATAAGTGTATAAAAACTTAGAAAGAGAATTAGCTATTATTGGATGATGCCTTCTGATGAGCAAAATCCATACTATTAATTAGAATAAAGCAATATGCTCACCATAAAAAGACAATAGGCCTGTTTAATTTGTTGTCTGGTTTGAGCAATAGGCCTTTTAGACCAATTTCATGATGTTGAAAGCTTAAACATGCACCAGTTCAgcatgtttttctattttgttgtCAACAAgaccattcttttttttctttcatgctGATAGTCTACATGACCAAATGATATGCTATCTTCCTAGCTacagatgaataaaaaatacctcggAGGACAAACTTGTAGGATACTACCATTTTCATATGGTCCATGGCATATCTTTCAATGCTAAAGCGACGTATCCCAAATCCCACATGAAATTTGCACGTTCCACATCGTAAATTTAGCCACCCATAAAGGTGTTTATTTTTGCTTGCATCTAACTTCCCCCCTCTATTTTTTAGGGGTACATGTGACATTGGAGTCGCTGTTGGACGATAAGGATATTCAGGCAGCCATCAAGGACCTTGTCACAAGTAGTGGGAGGTC includes:
- the LOC102722230 gene encoding 4-alpha-glucanotransferase DPE2, with the protein product MANLGSSSGKKSLNTVTLIFKLPYYTQWGQSLLVAGSEPALGSWNVKQGLSLSPVHQGNELIWCGRVSVITGFSCQYNYYVVDDNKNVLRSESGEKRKLVLPEGIQDGDVVEIRDWWQDASEALFLRSAFKNVIFSGTENAKRELQSTSLNKSLDSEDIVVQFIISCPRLGAGSTVVVTGSNPQLGNWRTQDGLKLKYVGDSIWKANCLLRKSEFPVKYKYCKISEAGVSSLEFGPNREVDVDLSSPKPSRYILLSDGALRESPWRGAGVAVPMFSIRSSEDLGVGEFLDLKLLVDWAVNSGFHLVQLLPINDTSVHGMWWDSYPYSSLSVFALHPLYLRVQALSDAIPGDIKDEIARAKQQLDKKDVDYEAAMATKLSIARKIFKLEKDKVLNSSSFKQFLSENEEWLKPYAAFCFLRDFFETSDHSQWGRFSQFSKEKLDKLVSEGTLHHDVICFHYYIQYHLYMQLSEAAAYARKKKVILKGDLPIGVDRNSVDTWVYPTLFRMNTATGAPPDYFDKNGQNWGFPTYNWEEMSKDNYGWWRARLTQMAKYFTAYRIDHILGFFRIWELPDHAATGLAGKFRPSIPLSQEELLNEGLWDFDRMSRPYIRQEILEEIFGSFWTVIAANFLNEYKKQCYEFKEDCNTEKKIISKLKTSSEKSLWLEKEDNIRRGLFDLIQNIVLIRDPEDNTKFYPRFNLEDTSSFRDLDEHSKNVLRRLYYDYYFARQENLWRENALKTLPVLLNSSDMLACGEDLGLIPACVHPVMQELGLIGLRIQRMPSESNLEFGIPSQYSYMTVCAPSCHDCSTLRAWWEEDAGRRSRFYKTVVGSDDEPPSRCTPEVVHFIVQQHFDAPSMWAIFPLQDLLALKDKYTTRPAPEETINDPTNPKHYWRFRVHVTLESLLDDKDIQAAIKDLVTSSGRSFPGKKVEGAEESGEKLAKVQLNGKP